From a region of the Mytilus galloprovincialis chromosome 3, xbMytGall1.hap1.1, whole genome shotgun sequence genome:
- the LOC143068544 gene encoding uncharacterized protein LOC143068544, with the protein MSSKEATADKEFHRKSSCLRQMKNLTGKQPYKCDECCKEFSSKGNYNIHKKIHTGEKPYKCDICGKGFVQNSNCKVHKKIHTGETPYTCDKCGKVFGHKGNYNIHKKIHTGGKPYKCDICGKEFCQKNIYQIHMRTHASEKPYKCDVCDKEFESACRNHMRKHTGEQPYRCDVCGKQFRRKSNCLTHMRTHTGEKPYKCDICEKKFCKKDNCLIHMRTHTGEKPYKCDECGKEFSTKSNYNVHIQKHTGEKPYACYICGKEFGQSSSCRTHMITHTGEKHYRCDVCGKEFSSKGNYNIHKKIHTGEKPYKCDICGKGFVQNSNCKVHKKIHTGETLYECDKCGKFCKKDNCLIHMRTHTGEKPYKCDECGKEFSTKSDYNVHMQKHTGEKPYACYICGKEFGQSSSCRTHMITHTGEKPYRCDVCGKAFGHKSNRNKHMKIHTWKDKM; encoded by the exons ATGTCCAGTAAAGAGGCTACTGCAGACAAAGAGTTTCACCGAAAAAGTTCTTGTCTACGTCAAATGAAAAATCTTACTGGTAAACAACCTTACAAATGTGATGAATGTTGTAAAGAATTTAGTAGCAAAGGCAATTataatatacacaagaaaatccatactggcgaaaaaccttacaaatgtgatatttgtggAAAAGGATTTGTCCAAAACAGTAACTGTAAAGTTCACAAGAAAATCCATACTGGCGAAACACCTTACACATGTGATAAATGTGGAAAAGTATTTGGTCATAAAGGCAATTataatatacacaagaaaatccATACTGGTGGaaaaccttacaaatgtgatatttgtggaaaggaattttgccaaaaaaatatttatcaaattcacaTGAGAACTCATGCTAGcgaaaaaccttacaaatgtgatgtatgtgataAGGAATTTG AAAGCGCCTGTCGAAACCACATGAGAAAGCATACTGGTGAACAACCTTACAGATGTGATGTTTGTGGAAAACAGTTTCGCAGAAAAAGTAATTGTCTAactcacatgagaacacatactggcgaaaaaccttacaaatgtgatatttgtgaaaaaaagttttgcaaaaaagaTAATTGTCTaattcacatgagaacacatactggtgaaaaaccttacaaatgtgatGAATGTGGTAAAGAATTTAGTACCAAGAGCAACTATAATGTACACATACAAAAACATACTGGCGAAAAACCTTACGCATGTTATATTTGTGGAAAAGAATTTGGCCAAAGCAGTTCTTGTCGTACACACATGATAACACATACTGGCGAAAAACATTACagatgtgatgtatgtggtaaagaaTTTAGTAGCAAAGGCAATTataatatacacaagaaaatccatactggcgaaaaaccttacaaatgtgatatttgtggAAAAGGATTTGTCCAAAACAGCAACTGTAAAGTTCACAAGAAAATCCATACTGGCGAAACACTTTACGAATGTGATAAATGTGGAAAA ttttgcaaaaaagaTAATTGTCTaattcacatgagaacacatactggtgaaaaaccttacaaatgtgatGAATGTGGTAAAGAATTTAGTACCAAGAGCGACTATAATGTACACATGCAAAAACATACTGGCGAAAAACCTTACGCATGTTATATTTGTGGAAAAGAATTTGGCCAAAGCAGTTCTTGTCGTACACACATGATAACACATACTGGCGAAAAACCTTACagatgtgatgtatgtggtaaagcaTTTGGTCACAAAAGCAATCGTAATAAACACATGAAAATCCATACTTGGAAAGATAAGATGTGA